The following proteins are co-located in the Sphingomonas panacis genome:
- the hrpB gene encoding ATP-dependent helicase HrpB, producing the protein MADPALPVLAVLPDLLAVLRGGANAVLVAPPGAGKTTAVAPAVLGEDWCKGEVLLLSPRRLAARAAAERMAALAGEPVGRTFGYATRMDSKRSAATRVTVLTEGIFVNRIQADPELAGVSAVLFDEVHERSLDSDFGLALALDAQGGLRPDLRLVAMSATLDGGRFSALMAGAPVIESAGRMFPLTLRHLGRAAEARIEDSVAAAVRTALREEDGGILAFLPGVGEIERTAERLDGLGDGIALHRLHGNLDPGAQRAAIQPDPQGRRKIVLATSIAETSLTLDGISVVVDSGLARRPRYDRAAGMTRLVTERASQAAVTQRAGRAARQRPGVAYRLWEEAATAGLPRFDPPEILEADLSALTLDCALWGVSDPRALAWLDPPPEAAVSEARARLTTLEAIDGDGRPTPHGAAIAKLPLPPRLGHMLVRAGEIGLGAVAAEVAVLLGERGLGGSDADLEMRLRRWRGERGMRAEGARRLAKRWASLLTPLPERASGEQRPALFRSGRGPDRPDAGLGVGRPRGNAAPAPNQPTPAPSLPGRGEEVAIALAFPDRIARRRDASGETWASVGGRGFKLDPASSLARAEWLAVAETQGMAAGARILSAAPIDQASVEALFGDRIATHRTVSFDPATGGVRATRERRLGAIRLSSGPDADADPQAIAEALLGGVLGGGLRLLPWSEAAQALLARVAFLRGEGRPVEAIDEAALLARADEWLTPLLAGKRRLDAIDPGALADALRGVIGWDTLRLLDAEAPTHFQSPAGSSHPIDYAAEGGPRVDLRPQALFGLAAHPMIAGGRVPLVLSLTSPAGRPIQTTRDLPGFWAGSWADVAREMRGRYPRHPWPDDPAAANPTTRTKNADARARGAR; encoded by the coding sequence GTGGCCGATCCCGCCCTCCCCGTCCTTGCCGTTCTTCCGGACCTGCTCGCCGTTTTGCGTGGCGGTGCGAACGCGGTGCTGGTCGCGCCGCCGGGGGCTGGCAAGACCACGGCGGTCGCGCCTGCCGTGCTCGGCGAAGACTGGTGCAAAGGCGAAGTGCTGTTGCTGTCGCCGCGCCGGCTCGCCGCGCGCGCTGCTGCCGAGCGGATGGCGGCGCTGGCGGGGGAGCCGGTCGGGCGGACGTTCGGCTATGCGACGCGGATGGACAGCAAGCGCTCCGCCGCGACTCGGGTGACGGTGCTGACCGAGGGGATTTTCGTCAACCGAATCCAGGCCGATCCGGAACTCGCGGGCGTGTCGGCGGTGCTGTTCGACGAGGTGCATGAGCGCAGCCTCGACAGCGACTTCGGGCTGGCGCTGGCGCTCGACGCGCAAGGCGGGCTGCGGCCCGATCTGCGGCTGGTGGCGATGTCGGCGACGCTCGATGGCGGGCGGTTCTCGGCGTTGATGGCGGGCGCGCCGGTCATCGAAAGCGCCGGGCGCATGTTCCCGCTGACGCTGCGCCATCTGGGACGGGCAGCGGAGGCGCGGATCGAGGATTCGGTCGCCGCCGCCGTGCGGACCGCTTTGCGCGAGGAGGATGGCGGTATCCTCGCCTTCCTGCCCGGCGTCGGCGAGATCGAGCGCACTGCAGAACGGCTCGACGGGCTGGGCGACGGCATCGCGCTGCACCGGCTGCACGGCAACCTCGATCCCGGCGCACAGCGCGCCGCGATTCAGCCCGATCCGCAGGGGCGGCGCAAGATCGTGCTGGCGACCTCGATCGCCGAGACCAGCCTGACGCTCGACGGGATATCGGTGGTGGTCGATTCGGGGCTGGCGCGGCGGCCGCGCTATGACCGGGCGGCGGGGATGACCCGGCTCGTCACCGAACGCGCGAGCCAGGCGGCGGTGACTCAGCGCGCCGGGCGTGCCGCGCGCCAGCGGCCGGGCGTGGCGTATCGCTTATGGGAAGAGGCGGCGACGGCCGGGCTGCCGCGCTTCGACCCGCCCGAAATTCTGGAGGCCGATCTGTCGGCGTTGACGCTCGATTGCGCGTTGTGGGGGGTGAGCGATCCGCGCGCGCTGGCGTGGCTCGATCCGCCGCCCGAGGCCGCCGTCAGCGAGGCGCGCGCGCGGCTGACGACGCTGGAGGCGATCGACGGCGACGGGCGGCCGACCCCGCACGGCGCGGCGATCGCCAAGCTGCCGCTGCCACCCCGGCTCGGACATATGCTGGTGCGTGCCGGCGAGATCGGCCTCGGCGCGGTCGCGGCGGAGGTGGCGGTGCTGCTCGGCGAGCGCGGACTGGGCGGGAGCGACGCCGATCTGGAGATGCGGTTGCGGCGCTGGCGCGGTGAGCGCGGGATGCGGGCTGAGGGGGCAAGGCGGCTGGCGAAACGGTGGGCTTCGTTGCTCACGCCCCTCCCTGAAAGAGCATCAGGTGAACAGCGCCCCGCGCTGTTCAGGTCAGGCCGGGGGCCTGACCGACCTGACGCTGGGTTGGGGGTGGGTCGCCCGCGTGGGAACGCCGCGCCCGCCCCGAACCAACCCACCCCCGCCCCCTCCCTGCCAGGGAGGGGAGAAGAAGTGGCCATCGCCCTCGCCTTTCCCGATCGGATCGCGCGGCGGCGTGACGCCAGCGGGGAGACCTGGGCTTCGGTCGGCGGGCGGGGCTTCAAGCTCGACCCCGCCTCCTCGCTCGCGCGGGCGGAGTGGCTCGCGGTCGCCGAGACGCAGGGGATGGCGGCGGGTGCGCGAATCCTGTCGGCCGCGCCGATCGATCAGGCGAGCGTCGAGGCGCTGTTCGGCGACCGTATCGCCACGCATCGCACGGTGAGCTTCGATCCCGCCACGGGCGGGGTGCGCGCGACGCGCGAGCGGCGGCTCGGCGCGATCCGGCTGTCGAGCGGACCCGATGCCGACGCCGATCCGCAGGCGATCGCCGAGGCGTTGCTCGGCGGGGTGCTGGGCGGCGGGTTGCGGCTGTTGCCGTGGAGCGAAGCGGCGCAGGCGCTGCTCGCGCGCGTCGCGTTCCTGCGCGGCGAGGGCCGCCCGGTCGAGGCGATCGACGAGGCGGCGTTGCTGGCGCGTGCCGACGAGTGGCTGACGCCGCTGCTCGCGGGCAAGCGTCGGCTCGACGCGATCGACCCCGGTGCGCTCGCCGATGCGCTTCGCGGCGTGATCGGCTGGGACACGCTTCGGCTGCTCGATGCCGAGGCGCCGACGCATTTCCAGTCGCCCGCCGGCAGCAGCCATCCGATCGACTATGCCGCCGAGGGCGGGCCGCGAGTCGATCTGCGGCCGCAGGCGCTGTTCGGGTTGGCCGCACATCCGATGATCGCGGGCGGGCGCGTGCCGCTGGTGCTGAGCCTCACCTCGCCCGCCGGCCGCCCGATCCAGACGACTCGCGATCTGCCCGGTTTCTGGGCGGGAAGCTGGGCCGATGTGGCGCGCGAGATGCGTGGCCGCTATCCGCGCCACCCCTGGCCCGACGATCCGGCGGCGGCGAATCCCACCACGCGCACGAAAAACGCGGATGCAAGGGCGCGCGGGGCGCGTTAA
- a CDS encoding ETC complex I subunit, producing MAIARIYQRPKNAMQSGRARTQEWVLDFAPAEAKRADPLTGWAGSGDTQEQLRIGFPTQEAAVAYAEREGLAYTVLAAPVRKLKLQAYADNFR from the coding sequence ATGGCCATTGCCCGTATCTACCAGCGCCCGAAGAACGCGATGCAGTCGGGCCGTGCCCGCACCCAGGAGTGGGTGCTCGATTTCGCGCCCGCCGAGGCCAAGCGCGCCGACCCGCTGACCGGCTGGGCCGGATCGGGCGACACGCAGGAGCAGCTTCGCATCGGCTTCCCGACTCAGGAGGCCGCGGTCGCCTATGCCGAGCGCGAGGGGCTGGCCTATACCGTCCTGGCCGCGCCGGTGCGCAAGCTCAAGCTGCAGGCCTATGCGGATAATTTCCGGTAA
- the mscL gene encoding large conductance mechanosensitive channel protein MscL → MFKEFKAFIARGNVLDLAVAVIIGAAFGKIVSSLTDDIIMPVIGKITGGLDFSSHFLILGKVPAELAGSSDYAALKKAGVAVFGYGAFITAAVNFVILAFIIFLLVRSVHKLMDKPQEPAAEAPPEPADIALLREIRDELKKRPTV, encoded by the coding sequence GTGTTCAAGGAGTTCAAGGCATTCATCGCGCGCGGCAACGTGCTCGATCTGGCGGTCGCGGTCATCATCGGCGCGGCGTTCGGCAAGATCGTGTCGTCGCTGACCGATGACATCATCATGCCCGTGATCGGCAAGATCACCGGCGGTCTCGATTTTTCCAGCCACTTCCTGATTCTCGGCAAGGTGCCCGCTGAACTCGCCGGATCGAGCGACTATGCCGCGCTGAAGAAGGCCGGCGTCGCGGTGTTCGGCTACGGCGCGTTCATCACCGCGGCGGTCAATTTCGTGATCCTCGCGTTCATCATCTTCCTGCTGGTGCGCAGCGTCCACAAGCTGATGGACAAGCCCCAGGAACCCGCCGCCGAAGCACCCCCGGAACCCGCCGACATCGCGCTGCTGCGCGAGATTCGCGATGAACTGAAGAAGCGCCCGACGGTGTGA
- a CDS encoding LemA family protein: protein MTFRAILTLAAAAMLSACGLNSVPTAEENAKAKWGEVQNQYQRRSDLIPNLVATVKAAGAQEKAILVEVTQARAAANTVKVSGDDLKDPAKVQQFAQVQGALGLSLQRLQEAYPELKSQGNYATLMDQLEGTENRITNARRDYNTAVQSYNVTIRTFPDAIGAKIFYGAKPMVPFQATTPGAETAPKVDFGS from the coding sequence ATGACCTTTCGTGCCATTCTCACGCTCGCCGCCGCCGCGATGCTGTCCGCCTGCGGATTGAACAGCGTGCCGACCGCCGAGGAGAACGCCAAGGCGAAATGGGGCGAGGTGCAGAACCAGTATCAGCGCCGCTCCGATCTGATCCCCAATCTCGTCGCCACGGTGAAGGCGGCGGGCGCGCAGGAGAAGGCGATCCTCGTCGAAGTGACGCAGGCGCGCGCCGCCGCGAACACTGTCAAGGTTTCGGGCGATGACCTGAAAGACCCGGCCAAGGTCCAGCAGTTCGCGCAGGTTCAGGGTGCGCTCGGCCTGTCGTTGCAGCGCTTGCAGGAGGCGTATCCCGAGCTGAAATCGCAGGGCAATTACGCGACGCTGATGGATCAGCTGGAGGGCACCGAGAACCGCATCACCAATGCGCGGCGCGACTACAATACCGCGGTGCAATCGTACAACGTGACGATCCGCACCTTCCCCGATGCGATCGGCGCGAAGATCTTCTACGGGGCCAAGCCGATGGTGCCGTTCCAGGCGACCACGCCGGGCGCGGAGACCGCGCCGAAGGTCGATTTCGGTAGTTGA
- a CDS encoding TPM domain-containing protein translates to MPLLRFLLLLLAGLLIGTPAGAQTYPKFTGLVVDAANVLPAATRADLEAKLEALQKDTHRQLVVATIPDLQGYSLEDYGIGLLRTWGPGLKDVNNGAILFIAPNEPAGHRGPRIEVGYGLEPILTDAFSGVTIREQMMPKLRAGDVPGAMEAGTDALIAQLRASPDEAKAQTDAAIKDFDKTHQRQGSGSGGGIPFGLIFWGFIILFVALSWFRRASGNRYVGQSGGSSWPVILWGIGSEIGRGSSGGSWSSGDSGSSGGSSGGWGDGGFSGGGGGSGGGGGASGDW, encoded by the coding sequence ATGCCGCTGCTGCGGTTCCTGCTTCTGCTCCTCGCCGGCCTGCTGATCGGCACGCCGGCGGGGGCGCAGACCTATCCCAAGTTCACCGGCCTCGTCGTCGATGCGGCGAACGTTCTGCCGGCGGCGACCCGCGCCGATCTCGAAGCCAAGCTGGAGGCGCTCCAGAAGGACACGCACCGCCAACTCGTCGTCGCGACGATCCCCGATCTGCAAGGCTATAGCCTTGAGGATTACGGCATCGGGCTGCTGCGCACCTGGGGGCCGGGCCTCAAGGACGTCAACAACGGCGCGATCCTGTTCATCGCGCCCAACGAACCCGCCGGCCATCGCGGGCCGCGCATCGAGGTCGGCTATGGGCTTGAGCCGATCCTGACCGATGCGTTCTCAGGCGTGACGATCCGCGAGCAGATGATGCCCAAGCTGCGCGCGGGCGACGTACCCGGCGCGATGGAGGCGGGCACCGACGCGCTGATCGCGCAACTGCGCGCCTCGCCCGACGAGGCCAAGGCGCAGACCGATGCCGCGATCAAGGACTTCGACAAGACGCACCAGCGCCAGGGTTCGGGCAGCGGCGGCGGCATTCCGTTCGGATTGATCTTCTGGGGATTCATCATCCTGTTCGTCGCGCTGTCGTGGTTCCGGCGCGCGAGCGGCAACCGCTATGTCGGGCAAAGCGGCGGCAGTTCGTGGCCGGTGATCCTGTGGGGTATCGGCAGCGAGATCGGCCGGGGGTCTTCGGGCGGTAGTTGGAGCAGCGGCGATTCCGGTAGCTCCGGCGGCAGCAGCGGTGGCTGGGGTGATGGCGGGTTCAGCGGCGGTGGCGGCGGATCTGGTGGAGGCGGCGGCGCCTCGGGGGATTGGTGA
- a CDS encoding TPM domain-containing protein translates to MARFALTPADRDRVTAAVADAERGTDGEIVTIVAAQSDSYHDVPLQFGVLAALLVTALAALDARWLEIGLDPWGEADLGHVLLVLLIAQTAVFLGVRYLVGWAPVRFALTPRATKRRRVRRRALQHFHVGAENRTQAKVGILLYLSTRERMAEIIADEAIHRAVPAERWGDAMAALVAEVREGRAGDGMAAAVTAIGAILAETFPKTENDVNELPDRLIEL, encoded by the coding sequence ATGGCACGATTCGCGCTCACACCCGCCGACCGCGACCGCGTGACGGCGGCGGTCGCCGACGCGGAACGCGGCACCGATGGCGAGATCGTCACGATCGTGGCGGCGCAGTCGGACAGCTATCATGACGTGCCGCTCCAGTTCGGCGTGCTGGCGGCGCTGCTCGTCACCGCGCTGGCGGCGCTCGACGCGCGCTGGCTGGAGATCGGGCTGGACCCGTGGGGCGAGGCCGATCTCGGCCATGTCCTGCTCGTGCTGCTCATCGCGCAGACGGCGGTGTTTCTTGGCGTGCGCTATCTGGTCGGCTGGGCGCCGGTCCGGTTCGCGCTCACCCCGCGCGCGACCAAGCGGCGGCGGGTGCGGCGGCGCGCGCTGCAACATTTCCATGTCGGCGCCGAGAACCGCACGCAGGCCAAGGTCGGCATATTGCTCTACCTCTCGACACGCGAGCGGATGGCCGAGATCATCGCCGACGAGGCGATCCACCGCGCGGTGCCGGCCGAGCGCTGGGGCGATGCGATGGCGGCGCTGGTCGCCGAGGTGCGCGAAGGCCGCGCCGGAGATGGCATGGCGGCGGCGGTCACGGCGATCGGCGCGATTTTGGCCGAGACTTTTCCCAAGACGGAAAATGACGTGAACGAACTTCCCGACCGGCTGATCGAATTGTGA
- a CDS encoding NUDIX hydrolase has product MTKAVETVWQGKFITVRKQGTWEYVGRARGIQAAVILAVEAGEVLLVEQYRVPLGRNCIELPAGLVGDETEGEAVATSAARELEEETGYRPAKIDVIGEFCSSPGMVSESFTLVRATGLTKVSDGGGVPGENITVHRVALATLPEFIAAKRAEGLAVDVKLLLLLGASILG; this is encoded by the coding sequence GTGACCAAGGCCGTCGAAACCGTCTGGCAGGGCAAGTTCATCACCGTCCGCAAACAGGGCACGTGGGAATATGTCGGCCGCGCGCGGGGCATCCAGGCGGCGGTGATCCTCGCGGTCGAGGCGGGCGAGGTGCTGCTGGTCGAGCAATATCGCGTGCCGCTCGGGCGCAATTGCATCGAGCTTCCCGCCGGCCTGGTCGGCGACGAGACCGAGGGGGAGGCGGTCGCCACCTCCGCGGCGCGCGAGCTTGAGGAGGAAACCGGCTACCGCCCGGCGAAGATCGACGTGATCGGCGAGTTCTGCTCGTCGCCGGGGATGGTCTCGGAGAGTTTCACGCTGGTTCGCGCGACCGGGCTGACCAAGGTGAGCGACGGCGGCGGGGTGCCGGGCGAGAACATCACCGTCCACCGCGTCGCGCTGGCGACGCTGCCCGAGTTCATCGCCGCCAAGCGCGCCGAGGGGCTGGCGGTGGATGTGAAATTGCTGCTGTTGCTGGGCGCTTCGATTCTGGGCTGA
- a CDS encoding RrF2 family transcriptional regulator, with the protein MLTQRSRYALRAMIFLAEAPAGSPPIPMNRIAAEANVPRKFLELILADLREAGFLHSHRGKMGGYLLARPTHLISLGEIIRVIEGPLALVPCVSRTAYRSCTDCKDEAACAIRHAMLRVRDETARILDGTSLADTTTKVLAAA; encoded by the coding sequence ATGTTGACGCAGCGTTCCCGATACGCGCTCCGCGCGATGATCTTCCTTGCTGAAGCCCCCGCCGGCAGCCCGCCCATTCCGATGAACCGCATCGCGGCCGAGGCGAACGTGCCGCGCAAATTCCTCGAACTGATCCTCGCGGATCTGCGCGAGGCCGGGTTCCTGCACAGCCACCGCGGCAAGATGGGCGGCTATCTGCTCGCGCGCCCGACGCACCTGATCTCGCTCGGCGAGATCATCCGTGTGATCGAAGGGCCGCTCGCTTTGGTGCCCTGCGTTAGCCGAACCGCCTACCGCTCCTGCACCGATTGCAAGGACGAGGCGGCCTGCGCGATCCGCCACGCGATGCTCCGCGTCCGCGACGAAACCGCGCGCATCCTCGACGGCACCAGCCTTGCGGATACGACGACGAAGGTGCTGGCGGCGGCGTAA
- a CDS encoding hemerythrin domain-containing protein, translated as MATAQIYKDLKRDHDKQRDMLKQLADLTGASSERQSLFEAFRIELQGHAAAEEESLYATMLGDPELRDDARHSVSEHKEVDDLLGEMHDLDFGSDAWSEKFFHMRRRYEHHITEEEEEMFPAAAEELSDETEAKLAEIYEERKPLESAEAKANPPSSDERE; from the coding sequence ATGGCGACGGCGCAGATCTACAAAGACCTCAAGCGCGATCACGACAAGCAGCGCGACATGCTCAAGCAGCTCGCCGACCTGACCGGCGCGTCCAGCGAGCGCCAGTCGCTGTTCGAAGCGTTCCGCATCGAGCTGCAGGGCCATGCCGCCGCCGAGGAGGAATCGCTCTACGCGACGATGCTCGGCGATCCCGAACTGCGCGACGATGCGCGCCACTCGGTCTCCGAACACAAGGAAGTCGACGATCTGCTCGGCGAGATGCACGATCTCGATTTCGGTTCGGACGCGTGGAGCGAGAAATTCTTCCACATGCGCCGCCGCTACGAGCATCACATCACCGAGGAAGAAGAAGAGATGTTCCCCGCCGCCGCCGAGGAACTCTCAGACGAAACCGAAGCGAAGCTCGCGGAAATCTACGAAGAGCGCAAACCGCTGGAGAGCGCCGAAGCCAAGGCCAATCCGCCGAGCAGCGACGAGCGCGAATAG
- a CDS encoding chromosome segregation SMC family protein: MQIKRLRLSGFKSFVDPADLRIEPGLTGIVGPNGCGKSNLLEALRWTMGETSARSLRGAGMEDVIFAGTSTRPARDFAEVAMLTEIDGTETEIVRRIERGAGSAYRIDGRDVRAKDVSLLFADAATGAHSPALVSQGRISAVIAAKPAERRAMLEEAAGIAGLHVRRRDAEARLRATEANLAKLDELISDQDARAAALRRQARQAERYRALSDQIRVAEARTIFARWREAQAASDAAKAEATACEARVAVAAEAQRAAAAYSTQATDTVAQARATAQAARDAATEAGHALAGLRADHAAVLRRIKELEDSKTRLAADRAREGALASDAAEAIARLAGEAKALEARLAAATARLPELDTAVAEAERAGRDAEVALAQALAAQASEIADVRVADAALSAARARLDRAARDLARVTAEAAALADSAPLLAERTRAGEARAQALRHAEAARAALAGADAAERAAIGGRDHAQSQRSAAHAELAALDSEAAALTKATRRDGRDRLLDRVRPDPGYERALAAALGDDLEAGLDPAAERHWAGAGVQPGDPATPPGTAPLAAHVAAPEALARRLAQIFVAQADDGVPLAVGQRLVTLGGALRRWDGYVARSGGAAAAERLERLNRLRAIEDLRPELVRAVETADAELRRIDAAIGEARRAAADARRLLDSSDATAREAGRAEDRAATALERLEAQRADLATRAERVRGEHAESRAEADRTAAARAALPDGSETRARVAGFSADADAKRTAIATVRAERTGLDRAIGDARERLAAGTAEAKGWRARAGEAAKRIAEMDKRALDLATEAATLADRPTALAAEIAAREAAHAEARAAADTAAQAERAADSALREAEARANAAAEALAEAREARAGAAARAENHEARRVEMNRLSGERFQCPSVLLPERVGFDGDTVRAPPEESANHDKLNVDRERIGPVNLVAETELAELEASSAGNAAEREELGIAVNRLRGSIGTLNREGRQRLLAAFEAVDTHFRRLFTTLFNGGQAHLELVDSDDPLEAGLEIMAQPPGKKLQSLTLLSGGEQALTAVALIFGLFLTNPAPICVLDEVDAPLDDANIERFCDLLDAMSRETLTRYLIVTHNAVTMSRMHRLFGVTMIEQGVSRLVSVDLGGAAGLLAA; the protein is encoded by the coding sequence GTGCAGATCAAACGGCTGCGATTGTCGGGCTTCAAGAGCTTCGTCGATCCAGCCGATCTGCGCATCGAACCCGGCCTGACCGGCATCGTCGGCCCCAACGGCTGCGGCAAATCGAACCTGCTCGAAGCGCTGCGCTGGACGATGGGCGAAACGTCGGCGCGCTCGCTGCGCGGCGCCGGCATGGAGGACGTGATCTTCGCGGGCACCTCCACCCGCCCGGCGCGCGACTTCGCCGAAGTCGCGATGCTCACCGAGATCGACGGGACCGAGACCGAGATCGTCCGCCGCATCGAGCGCGGCGCCGGCTCCGCCTATCGGATCGACGGGCGCGACGTGCGCGCCAAGGACGTGTCGCTGCTGTTCGCCGATGCCGCCACCGGCGCGCATTCGCCGGCGCTCGTCAGCCAGGGCCGGATCAGCGCGGTGATCGCCGCCAAGCCCGCCGAGCGCCGCGCCATGCTGGAGGAAGCCGCTGGCATCGCCGGGCTTCACGTCAGGCGACGCGACGCCGAGGCGCGGCTGCGCGCGACCGAAGCCAATCTCGCCAAGCTCGACGAGTTGATCTCCGATCAGGATGCGCGCGCCGCCGCGTTGCGCCGGCAAGCGCGCCAGGCCGAACGCTACCGCGCGCTGTCCGACCAGATCCGCGTCGCCGAGGCGCGGACGATCTTCGCACGTTGGCGCGAGGCGCAGGCCGCATCGGACGCCGCCAAGGCCGAGGCCACCGCATGCGAAGCGCGCGTTGCCGTCGCCGCCGAGGCGCAGCGCGCCGCCGCCGCCTACAGCACGCAGGCGACCGACACCGTCGCGCAGGCCCGTGCCACCGCGCAGGCGGCGCGCGACGCGGCAACCGAGGCCGGCCACGCGCTCGCCGGGCTTCGTGCCGATCACGCCGCCGTGCTGCGCCGGATCAAGGAGCTTGAGGACAGCAAGACTCGCCTCGCCGCCGACCGCGCCCGCGAAGGCGCGCTCGCCAGCGACGCCGCCGAGGCGATCGCCCGGCTCGCCGGGGAGGCCAAGGCCCTCGAAGCGCGGCTCGCGGCGGCGACCGCGCGGCTGCCCGAACTCGACACCGCCGTCGCCGAGGCCGAACGCGCCGGGCGCGATGCCGAGGTCGCGCTCGCGCAGGCGCTCGCCGCACAGGCGAGCGAGATCGCCGATGTCCGCGTCGCCGATGCCGCTTTGTCGGCGGCGCGTGCCCGGCTCGATCGCGCCGCGCGCGATCTCGCCCGTGTGACGGCGGAAGCCGCCGCGCTCGCCGACTCAGCGCCGCTGCTCGCCGAGCGCACGCGGGCGGGGGAGGCACGCGCGCAGGCGCTTCGCCATGCCGAGGCGGCCCGGGCCGCGCTCGCCGGCGCCGACGCCGCCGAACGCGCCGCGATCGGCGGGCGCGACCACGCCCAGTCGCAGCGCTCCGCCGCGCACGCCGAACTGGCAGCGCTCGACAGCGAGGCGGCGGCGCTCACCAAGGCGACCAGGCGTGATGGCCGCGACCGGCTGCTCGACCGGGTCCGCCCCGATCCCGGCTACGAACGCGCGCTCGCCGCAGCACTCGGCGACGATCTCGAAGCCGGGCTCGATCCGGCGGCGGAGCGGCATTGGGCGGGGGCAGGGGTTCAGCCCGGCGATCCCGCCACGCCGCCCGGCACCGCTCCGCTCGCCGCGCATGTCGCCGCGCCCGAAGCGCTCGCACGGCGCCTCGCGCAGATCTTCGTCGCGCAAGCCGATGATGGCGTCCCGCTCGCGGTCGGCCAGCGTCTCGTCACGCTCGGCGGCGCGCTGCGCCGTTGGGACGGTTATGTCGCGCGCAGCGGCGGCGCGGCGGCGGCCGAGCGGCTCGAACGGCTCAACCGCCTCCGCGCGATCGAGGATCTGCGTCCCGAACTGGTCCGCGCGGTCGAAACCGCCGATGCCGAACTGCGCCGAATCGACGCTGCGATCGGCGAGGCGCGCCGCGCCGCCGCCGACGCGCGCCGCCTGCTCGATTCATCGGACGCGACCGCGCGCGAAGCGGGCCGCGCCGAGGACCGCGCCGCCACCGCGCTCGAACGCCTCGAAGCGCAGCGCGCCGATCTCGCCACCCGCGCCGAGCGCGTGCGCGGCGAACATGCCGAATCGCGCGCCGAGGCCGATCGCACCGCCGCCGCCCGCGCCGCGCTCCCCGACGGCAGTGAAACCCGCGCGCGTGTCGCCGGCTTCTCCGCCGATGCCGACGCCAAGCGCACCGCCATCGCCACGGTTCGCGCCGAGCGCACCGGGCTCGACCGCGCGATCGGTGACGCGCGCGAACGGCTCGCCGCCGGCACCGCCGAGGCGAAGGGCTGGCGCGCGCGCGCGGGCGAGGCTGCCAAGCGGATCGCCGAAATGGACAAGCGCGCGCTCGATCTCGCCACCGAAGCCGCCACGCTCGCCGATCGCCCCACAGCCCTCGCCGCCGAGATCGCCGCGCGCGAGGCCGCGCACGCCGAAGCCCGCGCCGCCGCCGACACCGCCGCGCAAGCCGAGCGCGCCGCCGACAGCGCTTTGCGCGAAGCCGAGGCGCGCGCCAACGCCGCAGCCGAGGCACTCGCCGAGGCGCGCGAAGCCCGCGCCGGCGCCGCCGCGCGCGCCGAGAACCACGAAGCGCGCCGGGTCGAGATGAACCGCCTGTCGGGCGAGCGTTTCCAATGCCCGTCGGTGCTGCTCCCCGAACGCGTCGGCTTCGACGGCGACACGGTGCGCGCGCCGCCCGAGGAATCCGCGAACCACGATAAGCTGAACGTCGATCGCGAGCGGATCGGCCCGGTCAACCTCGTCGCCGAAACCGAACTCGCCGAACTGGAGGCGTCAAGCGCGGGCAATGCCGCCGAGCGCGAGGAACTGGGTATCGCGGTTAATCGGCTGCGCGGCTCGATCGGCACGCTCAACCGCGAGGGCCGCCAGCGGCTGCTCGCCGCGTTCGAGGCGGTCGATACGCATTTCCGGCGGCTGTTCACGACGCTCTTCAACGGCGGGCAGGCGCATCTCGAACTGGTCGATTCGGACGATCCGCTCGAAGCGGGGCTCGAAATCATGGCGCAGCCGCCGGGCAAGAAGCTGCAATCGCTCACCTTGCTGTCGGGCGGCGAGCAGGCGCTGACCGCCGTCGCGCTGATCTTCGGGCTGTTCCTCACCAACCCCGCGCCGATCTGCGTGCTCGACGAGGTCGATGCGCCGCTCGACGACGCCAATATCGAACGCTTCTGCGATCTGCTCGACGCGATGAGCCGCGAGACGCTGACGCGCTACCTGATCGTCACGCACAATGCCGTGACGATGAGCCGGATGCACCGGCTGTTCGGCGTGACGATGATCGAACAGGGGGTGAGCCGGCTGGTCTCGGTCGATCTCGGCGGCGCGGCGGGATTGCTCGCGGCATAG